In one window of Chryseobacterium viscerum DNA:
- a CDS encoding DMT family transporter: protein MGRSYIFLALAIVFEIIATSFLKKSEEFSKLWPSVVTVIGYACAFYFLSLTLRQIPVGITYAIWSGVGIVFITMIGVIAFKQIPDLPAIIGIALIVIGVVIINVFSKMGTH, encoded by the coding sequence ATGGGACGCAGTTATATTTTTCTTGCTTTGGCTATTGTATTTGAGATCATCGCTACAAGTTTTCTGAAAAAATCTGAGGAATTCTCCAAACTATGGCCCTCCGTAGTGACAGTCATAGGATATGCCTGTGCTTTTTATTTTCTAAGTCTTACCCTTCGTCAGATTCCTGTAGGGATTACCTATGCCATCTGGTCCGGAGTGGGAATTGTCTTTATAACAATGATTGGGGTTATCGCCTTCAAGCAGATTCCTGATCTTCCGGCTATTATTGGTATTGCTCTGATTGTAATCGGGGTGGTTATTATTAATGTATTTTCAAAAATGGGAACGCATTAA
- a CDS encoding glycosyltransferase family 32 protein: MAVPKQIFQTFITKKLPLITRYHIWNMKRKNPEYTYYFYDDQDIENFLEEEFPPQYIETYRKLRIGASKADFFRYAVLYKKGGVYLDIDSSIIKPFRKLIKDNDEAVISVERHENLYVQWALIFNKNHPFLEKTLELMMDNINSHRYPHDIHSTTGPTVFSNGIRQALEENPTIPFTLFDGIEFRGYLKFKYKLGKFFLYKTRSKHWKQMQKHQEIIF, translated from the coding sequence ATGGCAGTACCCAAACAAATATTTCAGACTTTTATAACTAAAAAACTTCCTCTGATTACGCGTTATCATATCTGGAATATGAAAAGAAAGAATCCGGAATATACGTATTACTTTTATGATGATCAGGATATAGAAAATTTTCTCGAAGAAGAATTCCCGCCCCAATATATTGAGACTTATCGCAAGCTGAGGATTGGTGCTTCAAAAGCAGATTTTTTCAGATATGCTGTTTTATATAAGAAAGGAGGTGTTTATCTGGATATCGACAGCAGTATTATCAAGCCATTCAGAAAGTTGATTAAAGATAATGATGAAGCTGTAATCAGTGTAGAAAGACATGAAAATCTGTATGTTCAATGGGCTCTTATTTTCAATAAAAATCATCCTTTTCTAGAGAAAACACTGGAATTGATGATGGATAATATAAACAGCCACCGCTATCCACATGATATACATTCTACTACAGGGCCTACCGTATTCAGTAATGGAATCAGACAGGCATTAGAAGAAAATCCGACAATTCCCTTTACATTATTTGACGGTATTGAGTTCCGCGGATATTTAAAGTTCAAATATAAACTGGGAAAGTTTTTCTTATACAAAACAAGATCTAAACATTGGAAACAGATGCAAAAGCATCAGGAGATTATTTTTTAA
- a CDS encoding DUF6268 family outer membrane beta-barrel protein — translation MKTLRRVLVPLAILPFKNITYAQKKDSIPLKVRAFFADKIPQARNFNLEYTLVSPSSFSSQLQGKDMPDNKVKSFQQVKADANIYFIKNRSWLLSTALSYRYTSIRNENPVIPGIETDENFHYHSEAINLTYFSKLLKKTAIYSASISTDGSDQHFERIRGLVTASLILKATPKIKMTLGLAGIIDPSTQIPVLPIFTYENRFNNGWVLDVLLPKKVLVRKDISSNGRVSLGTEMDNTSFYTYRNNNTYEFRQVAINSGVIYEHNLGGNFIGTFKTGLRANINSRAFNKQESFNDYIWKGTYKPSFYFNAGISYNPFERRRSK, via the coding sequence ATGAAAACATTGAGAAGAGTACTTGTCCCACTGGCAATACTCCCTTTTAAAAACATTACATATGCCCAGAAAAAGGATAGTATTCCTTTAAAAGTTCGTGCTTTTTTTGCTGATAAAATTCCACAGGCACGAAACTTCAATCTTGAATATACTCTGGTTTCTCCATCCTCTTTCTCTTCGCAGCTTCAGGGAAAGGATATGCCGGATAATAAGGTAAAAAGCTTTCAACAGGTAAAAGCTGATGCCAATATTTATTTTATCAAGAACAGGAGCTGGCTCTTGAGTACTGCCTTAAGCTACCGCTACACTTCGATCAGAAATGAAAACCCTGTTATCCCGGGAATTGAAACTGACGAAAATTTCCACTACCATTCGGAGGCCATCAATCTTACTTATTTTTCAAAACTGCTCAAAAAGACAGCCATCTACTCAGCCAGTATTTCAACGGACGGAAGTGATCAGCATTTTGAACGAATCAGAGGACTGGTAACTGCTTCATTGATTTTAAAAGCAACTCCAAAAATAAAAATGACTCTTGGACTGGCCGGTATTATTGACCCGAGTACCCAAATACCTGTACTTCCTATCTTCACTTATGAAAACAGATTCAATAACGGATGGGTATTGGATGTTCTGCTTCCGAAAAAAGTACTGGTAAGAAAAGATATTTCCTCAAACGGAAGAGTTTCATTGGGGACAGAAATGGATAACACTTCTTTTTACACCTACAGAAATAATAATACGTATGAATTCCGGCAGGTTGCTATCAATTCAGGGGTGATCTATGAGCATAATCTTGGAGGAAATTTCATAGGAACTTTTAAAACAGGGCTTAGAGCCAATATTAATTCCAGAGCTTTTAATAAGCAGGAGTCTTTTAATGATTATATATGGAAAGGAACTTATAAACCTTCATTCTATTTCAATGCCGGAATTTCTTATAATCCTTTTGAGAGACGAAGATCAAAATAA
- a CDS encoding sensor histidine kinase, translating into MKYSPWKFEETFVMDFLVEAKYGFRRHLLFLIFFFFLLYSARFWHWYSGIYQYYVLFFVYTILIAMVYINIYVLVPRFFFKTKYVTYLVLLVLMGVVGLNFIGYSFRYLFEDFRTQYIPKDNERGGIYEGVLMCIPIILTTTTIKLLQKWINDNKRINELSNLTLSMELNELRNQINPHFLFNMLNNVKALIRTDPAKASVVIVKLSEFLRYQLYENSEEKTLLTSEIDFLSNFLNLEKIRRDNFSFDIQTDVDKRMTSSTFIPPNLFTTFVENAVKHSVDISGEESYVKIEINIENRQLYFRCVNSISGNYVVSDNKNSGLGLVNITRRLELLYGDTFDLKIESGEKEYIVNLKIPV; encoded by the coding sequence ATGAAATACAGTCCGTGGAAATTTGAAGAAACCTTTGTGATGGATTTTTTGGTGGAAGCGAAGTATGGGTTCCGGAGACATCTGCTGTTTCTGATCTTCTTTTTCTTTTTGCTGTACAGTGCAAGATTCTGGCATTGGTATTCAGGAATATATCAATACTATGTTTTGTTTTTTGTGTATACTATTCTGATCGCCATGGTTTACATTAATATATATGTATTGGTTCCACGGTTTTTCTTTAAAACAAAATACGTGACTTATCTTGTTTTGCTTGTTCTGATGGGAGTTGTAGGGCTTAATTTTATTGGGTACAGTTTCAGATATCTGTTTGAGGATTTCAGAACACAATATATTCCGAAAGATAATGAAAGAGGAGGAATCTATGAAGGCGTTCTGATGTGTATTCCGATTATTCTGACAACGACAACCATAAAGCTTCTGCAGAAATGGATTAATGATAATAAAAGAATCAATGAACTTAGCAATCTTACTCTGAGTATGGAGCTGAATGAGCTCAGAAACCAGATTAATCCCCATTTTCTGTTTAATATGCTGAATAATGTAAAAGCACTTATAAGAACAGATCCGGCAAAAGCTTCGGTAGTGATTGTAAAACTTTCCGAGTTTCTAAGATATCAGCTGTATGAAAACAGTGAGGAAAAGACATTACTGACCTCAGAAATTGATTTCCTGTCCAACTTTTTAAACCTTGAAAAAATAAGGCGTGATAATTTTTCTTTTGATATTCAAACCGATGTTGATAAAAGAATGACCAGCAGCACATTTATTCCTCCGAATTTGTTTACTACTTTCGTTGAAAATGCTGTGAAACACAGTGTAGATATCAGTGGAGAAGAATCTTATGTGAAAATAGAAATTAATATTGAAAACAGACAGCTTTATTTCAGATGTGTGAACTCAATAAGTGGCAATTATGTAGTTTCAGACAATAAAAACAGTGGACTTGGGCTCGTCAATATTACCAGAAGACTGGAACTTCTCTATGGTGATACTTTTGACCTGAAGATAGAATCCGGTGAAAAAGAATATATTGTAAATTTAAAAATTCCTGTGTGA
- a CDS encoding LytR/AlgR family response regulator transcription factor produces MNCIIVDDEPLARSEMRSLIAEISSIDILGEFSNAPSALEFLKDNDVDLIFLDIEMPMVTGLEFAEMLPKKSLIIFTTAYSQYALKSYELEAVDYLLKPVDPQRLEKAIDKAILYTELLSKDTVKNTVESNTADFLFIKAERRFYKISFSDIKFIEGLKDYVVIHTKQQKLITAMNLKTIHQKISGETFIRVSKSYVVNMNYIDSFDNHNIYIEDSEIPLGEVYRSEFFTKFAGGLLNSD; encoded by the coding sequence ATGAATTGTATTATCGTTGATGATGAACCCTTGGCAAGATCCGAAATGAGGTCACTGATTGCTGAAATTTCCAGTATTGATATCCTTGGCGAATTTTCCAATGCTCCGTCTGCACTCGAGTTTCTTAAAGATAATGATGTAGATCTTATTTTTCTTGATATAGAAATGCCTATGGTAACAGGTCTTGAGTTCGCAGAAATGCTTCCGAAAAAATCCCTGATTATCTTTACAACAGCCTATTCTCAATATGCACTGAAGAGCTATGAACTGGAAGCTGTTGATTATCTTCTGAAACCTGTTGATCCCCAAAGACTGGAAAAAGCAATTGATAAAGCCATACTTTACACTGAACTTTTATCCAAGGACACAGTAAAAAATACCGTAGAATCTAATACCGCAGACTTTTTATTCATCAAAGCAGAACGAAGATTCTATAAAATCAGTTTTTCAGACATTAAGTTTATAGAAGGACTTAAAGACTATGTAGTCATTCATACAAAGCAGCAAAAGCTTATCACTGCAATGAATTTAAAAACCATTCATCAGAAAATTTCCGGTGAAACCTTCATCAGAGTGAGCAAATCCTACGTGGTGAATATGAACTATATAGACTCATTTGATAATCATAATATATACATCGAAGACTCTGAAATCCCTCTTGGAGAAGTATACAGATCAGAATTTTTCACAAAATTTGCCGGAGGGCTCCTGAACTCAGATTAG
- a CDS encoding class I SAM-dependent methyltransferase: protein MTDNTWLNRWDERYNSEEFAYGTEPNNYLREQLSKLQPGKILFPAEGEGRNAIFAATKGWQVSAFDISANGRNKALQLAEQQGTTIDYQVGELSTLNYQTDQFDAIALIYAHFPGAIKSSIHQMLNQYLRKGGFIIFEAFSKNHLEYIARNEKVGGPKDIESLFSIEEIKADFPDYDSIELEETEIELNEGLFHNGTGSVIRFVGQKLV, encoded by the coding sequence ATGACGGACAACACATGGCTCAACAGATGGGACGAAAGGTATAACAGCGAAGAGTTTGCCTATGGAACAGAGCCCAACAATTATCTGAGAGAACAGCTTAGTAAATTACAACCAGGCAAAATACTTTTTCCTGCAGAAGGTGAAGGCCGAAATGCCATTTTCGCGGCTACAAAGGGATGGCAGGTTTCAGCTTTTGATATCAGTGCGAACGGCAGAAATAAGGCTTTACAGCTAGCGGAGCAACAAGGAACCACGATTGATTATCAGGTTGGAGAACTTTCAACTTTAAATTATCAGACAGATCAGTTTGATGCTATTGCTCTTATCTATGCTCATTTTCCGGGTGCCATTAAATCATCCATACATCAAATGTTGAATCAATATCTGCGTAAAGGCGGTTTTATTATTTTTGAAGCTTTCAGTAAAAATCATCTTGAATATATAGCAAGGAACGAAAAAGTAGGCGGCCCGAAAGATATTGAATCTCTATTCTCCATTGAAGAAATTAAAGCTGATTTCCCTGATTATGATAGTATTGAATTAGAAGAAACAGAAATAGAGCTCAATGAGGGACTGTTTCATAACGGGACGGGTTCAGTAATCCGCTTTGTAGGACAAAAGCTGGTATAA
- a CDS encoding deoxyguanosinetriphosphate triphosphohydrolase, which yields MNLNQIFTNQRTGNNPQTIASRTDFQRDFDRIIFSSAFRRLQNKTQVFPLPGSVFVHNRLTHSLEVSSVGRSLGSIIGEFIAEDFKNELTEDSKNFYLYNLGNVIAAACLCHDVGNPAFGHSGEDAIASYFERNEKDLKSKFNEKEWADLVNFEGNANAIRVLAQQQQGKDAGGVQLTFSTLASIAKYPCEAVAKKKGIIHRKKFGFFQNEKDIFLEIAKGTQLISESEEPHIFKRHPFVWLVEAADDICYNIIDMEDAHRLGIVSTADCKNLFFELVKSETNDVKRIETKLSSISNENEQISYLRAKVINALINKSIEMYKHNFVTILEGNLGNGLLDIYKKENKALQDIESFSVEKIYNHKAVVEIENAGYNVMYELLDHFIPSILKPEDNRKSYDEKALKLIPKQFIYNDGTDYQKVLGVIDFVSGMTDNYATDLYRKIKGIDIGMTV from the coding sequence ATGAATTTAAACCAGATTTTCACCAATCAACGTACAGGAAATAATCCACAGACTATAGCTTCGCGAACTGATTTTCAAAGGGATTTCGACAGAATTATCTTCTCTTCTGCCTTCAGAAGACTGCAGAATAAAACGCAGGTTTTTCCTCTTCCCGGAAGTGTTTTTGTACACAACAGGCTTACGCATTCTCTGGAAGTATCATCTGTAGGAAGAAGTTTAGGAAGTATTATCGGTGAATTTATTGCTGAAGATTTTAAAAACGAACTTACTGAAGATTCAAAGAATTTTTATCTCTATAATCTAGGAAATGTAATTGCAGCCGCATGTTTATGTCATGATGTGGGAAACCCTGCTTTCGGACATTCCGGGGAAGATGCTATTGCAAGTTATTTTGAAAGAAATGAAAAAGACCTGAAATCAAAGTTCAATGAAAAGGAGTGGGCGGATCTGGTAAATTTTGAAGGAAATGCCAATGCCATCAGGGTGCTGGCTCAGCAGCAGCAAGGGAAAGATGCAGGAGGTGTTCAGCTTACATTTTCTACACTGGCAAGTATTGCAAAATATCCGTGTGAAGCGGTTGCAAAGAAAAAAGGAATCATTCACAGGAAGAAGTTTGGGTTTTTCCAAAATGAAAAAGATATATTCCTGGAAATTGCCAAAGGAACCCAGCTTATTTCTGAAAGTGAAGAACCTCATATTTTCAAAAGACATCCGTTTGTATGGCTGGTAGAAGCGGCTGATGACATCTGCTACAATATCATTGATATGGAAGATGCTCACAGACTGGGAATTGTTTCAACAGCAGACTGTAAAAATTTATTTTTTGAACTGGTAAAATCTGAAACAAATGATGTTAAGAGAATTGAAACAAAGTTAAGCTCTATCTCCAATGAGAACGAACAGATTTCTTACTTAAGAGCGAAAGTAATCAATGCATTAATCAATAAATCGATTGAGATGTACAAACATAATTTTGTGACAATTCTCGAAGGAAATCTTGGTAATGGTTTACTTGATATCTATAAAAAAGAAAATAAAGCACTGCAGGATATTGAAAGTTTCTCGGTAGAAAAAATTTACAATCACAAAGCAGTTGTTGAAATTGAAAATGCGGGGTATAATGTAATGTATGAATTGCTGGATCATTTTATTCCTTCCATTCTGAAACCGGAAGACAATAGAAAGTCTTATGATGAAAAAGCTTTGAAATTAATTCCAAAGCAATTTATTTACAATGACGGAACCGATTATCAGAAAGTTCTTGGGGTCATTGATTTCGTTTCAGGGATGACAGATAATTACGCTACCGATTTATATAGAAAAATTAAAGGAATAGACATCGGAATGACTGTGTAA
- a CDS encoding NAD(P)H-dependent flavin oxidoreductase, whose protein sequence is MWNKNRITELLGIEYPILQGPFGGGLSTVELTTTVSNFGGLGGFGAYNLSPQEIYDIHREIQSKTDKPYNLNLWVNDHDITSEEHTKEQYQKAVEIFRPYFDLLQTDIPALPPSFESRFQNQLNVIFDIKPKVFSFMFGLLSENLIEDLHRQGTVVLGNATTLDEAIALEKTGVDAIVASGFESGGHRPSFLDQAELSTTGTFALIQLIKDRVKIPVIAAGGIANGRGIASAFTLGADAVQIGTAFLATEESGALPIHKEFLFSDAAKSTTLTRAYTGRLGRGITTTIARDVLTATDKTLPFPLQTHFMGALRKAALEQQKNDLVFFWSGQIAPLLKHKKASTLMQSLIEEASELLQ, encoded by the coding sequence ATGTGGAATAAAAATAGAATTACGGAATTATTAGGAATTGAATATCCCATTCTGCAAGGTCCTTTTGGCGGAGGTCTTTCCACCGTTGAACTCACAACAACAGTGAGCAATTTTGGCGGATTGGGAGGTTTCGGAGCCTATAACCTCTCACCGCAGGAAATATATGATATTCACAGAGAAATACAGTCGAAAACAGACAAACCTTATAATCTTAATCTCTGGGTAAATGATCACGATATCACTAGCGAAGAACATACAAAAGAACAATATCAAAAAGCTGTTGAAATCTTCAGACCTTATTTTGATCTTCTGCAAACGGATATTCCTGCACTTCCACCTTCTTTTGAATCGAGATTCCAGAATCAGCTGAATGTTATTTTTGATATTAAGCCTAAAGTTTTCAGCTTTATGTTTGGGCTGCTTAGTGAAAACCTCATCGAAGATCTTCATCGTCAGGGAACGGTAGTGTTAGGAAATGCAACAACGCTGGATGAGGCAATTGCTCTGGAAAAAACGGGCGTTGATGCTATTGTAGCTTCCGGGTTTGAAAGTGGCGGCCACAGACCTTCGTTTCTGGATCAGGCTGAACTTTCTACAACGGGAACTTTTGCTTTAATTCAACTGATAAAGGATCGTGTAAAAATTCCGGTTATTGCAGCCGGAGGAATTGCTAATGGCCGTGGAATTGCCAGTGCTTTCACATTGGGAGCTGATGCGGTACAAATCGGAACGGCTTTTCTGGCTACTGAAGAATCCGGAGCACTGCCCATTCATAAAGAGTTTTTATTTTCAGATGCAGCAAAATCCACCACTTTAACCAGAGCGTATACCGGAAGATTAGGACGCGGAATTACCACAACAATTGCAAGAGATGTATTGACAGCAACTGATAAAACACTACCATTTCCGTTACAGACACATTTTATGGGTGCGTTGAGAAAGGCTGCTTTGGAACAACAAAAGAATGATCTGGTTTTTTTCTGGTCTGGTCAGATCGCCCCACTTTTGAAGCATAAAAAAGCCTCCACTTTAATGCAGTCATTAATAGAAGAGGCTTCTGAATTATTACAATAA
- a CDS encoding nuclear transport factor 2 family protein, producing the protein MKLLLIIAWLLSFPLSGHAQKAKNMNTKPATETEIRNIIENYYFKGIYEGNTELLTKAFYKGALVFGDVDGVPYFKTAEQYIEGVGNRISPEKSGKGFKAEIVSIDFINSIAVAKLNVRMYDFNYYNFITFNHIDGKWMIINKTLTNVHP; encoded by the coding sequence ATGAAACTATTATTAATCATTGCATGGCTGCTCAGCTTTCCGTTGAGTGGTCATGCACAAAAAGCAAAGAATATGAACACCAAGCCAGCAACTGAAACTGAAATAAGAAATATCATTGAAAATTATTATTTCAAAGGGATTTATGAAGGGAATACTGAACTTCTTACAAAAGCATTTTATAAAGGAGCTTTAGTCTTTGGAGATGTAGATGGAGTTCCCTACTTCAAAACTGCAGAACAATATATTGAAGGAGTTGGAAACCGTATAAGTCCGGAGAAATCCGGAAAGGGATTTAAAGCTGAAATTGTATCAATTGACTTCATTAATTCGATTGCTGTGGCAAAATTAAACGTAAGAATGTATGATTTTAATTATTATAATTTCATAACTTTCAATCATATAGACGGGAAATGGATGATTATAAACAAGACATTGACCAACGTACACCCTTAA
- a CDS encoding SDR family NAD(P)-dependent oxidoreductase, translated as MRKQTVIITGASSGIGLETARYFLDRGDNVIINSQTASKLEEVYHELGAGENLAMAAGNVSEKSTGEALVKTALERFGSIDVLVNNAGIYENKPFLEVTEDYLDRFLTTNLKGTFFTTQAVIPQMIKQKDGVVINIGTPLVYHSIAESPSTAPISSKGAIHALTLQLAAEFGKENIRVNTVAPGLIRTPMHGAGLDNNAGMHLINRIGEPEEVAQMIHAIAKNKLISGAIINVDGGMGAGHHLS; from the coding sequence ATGAGAAAACAAACCGTAATTATAACAGGTGCATCTTCAGGAATAGGATTGGAAACTGCCCGTTATTTCTTAGATAGAGGTGATAATGTAATCATCAATTCACAAACAGCATCCAAACTAGAAGAAGTATATCATGAATTGGGAGCCGGAGAAAATCTGGCGATGGCTGCCGGAAATGTATCAGAGAAATCAACAGGAGAAGCTTTGGTAAAAACAGCACTTGAAAGATTTGGATCAATCGATGTACTTGTCAACAATGCAGGAATTTATGAGAACAAACCTTTCCTGGAAGTTACTGAAGACTATCTGGACCGTTTTTTAACAACGAATCTGAAAGGAACATTCTTCACCACGCAGGCTGTGATTCCTCAAATGATTAAGCAAAAAGACGGAGTAGTTATCAATATAGGAACGCCGTTAGTATACCATTCGATTGCGGAATCTCCTTCTACAGCGCCTATTTCGAGTAAAGGAGCTATTCATGCCCTGACTTTGCAGCTGGCTGCAGAGTTTGGAAAAGAGAATATCAGGGTCAATACGGTTGCTCCGGGTTTAATCAGAACTCCGATGCATGGTGCTGGTCTTGATAATAATGCCGGAATGCACCTCATCAATCGTATTGGAGAGCCGGAAGAAGTTGCTCAGATGATTCATGCGATTGCTAAAAACAAATTAATTTCCGGAGCTATCATCAATGTAGACGGAGGAATGGGAGCCGGACATCATTTATCATGA
- a CDS encoding tautomerase family protein: MPFIKVDVLREDLNRETKQQLIRKISEAVTSVLNKDPHLTHIVINEIEDDNWGYAGEQVSVLKEQGFSTEKK; this comes from the coding sequence ATGCCATTCATCAAAGTAGATGTGCTTCGCGAAGATCTTAACCGCGAAACAAAACAACAATTAATCAGAAAAATAAGCGAGGCTGTAACTTCAGTTTTGAATAAGGATCCTCATTTGACCCATATTGTCATCAACGAAATTGAAGATGATAACTGGGGATATGCCGGAGAACAGGTTTCAGTGTTAAAAGAACAAGGATTTTCAACAGAAAAAAAATAA
- a CDS encoding YceI family protein, whose product MDTKNFKVNKENSTIDWIGRKVTGAHNGTIDVKEGNFTFKDEKSISGKFIIDTRSIKILDIEDAETNAQFANHLASDDFFNSEQFPEAYFEITHTEPSDENLYYVKGDLTIKGITHPIDTSLQIVKTDNTAVLDTKIVIDRTKFNIKFRSSNFFTNLGDTLIYNNFDLNIHLVAEAY is encoded by the coding sequence ATGGACACAAAAAATTTTAAAGTCAATAAAGAAAACAGTACCATTGACTGGATCGGAAGAAAAGTAACCGGCGCTCACAATGGAACAATCGATGTAAAAGAAGGAAACTTTACGTTCAAAGACGAAAAATCCATCTCTGGAAAATTTATCATTGATACCCGTTCCATCAAAATCCTTGACATCGAGGATGCTGAAACCAATGCTCAGTTTGCGAATCATCTGGCTTCTGATGATTTCTTTAATTCTGAACAGTTTCCCGAAGCTTATTTCGAGATCACTCATACAGAACCGAGTGATGAGAATCTTTATTATGTGAAAGGAGATCTTACGATAAAAGGCATCACACATCCTATTGATACGAGTCTACAGATCGTAAAAACGGATAATACAGCTGTTTTAGATACTAAAATTGTAATTGACAGGACAAAATTCAACATCAAATTCAGATCTTCCAATTTCTTCACCAATCTTGGTGACACCTTGATCTACAACAATTTCGACTTAAACATTCATCTTGTTGCAGAGGCTTACTAA
- a CDS encoding Crp/Fnr family transcriptional regulator, which translates to MVNSKEILKDHISKFTSLTEEQLDYVFEHFNLITLKKGQSLISEGDFVNHEYFVLEGCLKAFYLNDSMKMFILQFAMPTWWVTDFDALYSKTRATINVDCITNAKILSISNEDREKICSEIHEVEHFFRWRTNKGYVAAQKRLLSFMNNDAKFRYEELLAMYPQLYNLVPKHLIASYLGVTRETLSRLHQ; encoded by the coding sequence ATGGTCAATTCCAAAGAAATATTAAAGGATCACATCTCTAAATTCACTTCTCTTACTGAAGAACAACTTGACTATGTTTTTGAACATTTTAATCTGATTACTTTAAAAAAAGGGCAAAGCCTTATTTCTGAAGGCGATTTCGTAAATCATGAATATTTCGTTCTGGAAGGCTGCCTGAAAGCATTTTATCTTAATGACAGCATGAAAATGTTTATTCTTCAGTTTGCTATGCCTACCTGGTGGGTGACAGATTTTGATGCACTTTACAGTAAAACCAGGGCAACCATCAATGTAGACTGCATCACAAATGCCAAAATCCTTTCTATTTCCAACGAAGACAGGGAAAAAATCTGCAGTGAAATTCATGAGGTTGAACATTTTTTCAGATGGAGAACCAACAAAGGATATGTCGCGGCACAGAAACGCCTGCTTTCTTTCATGAATAATGATGCTAAATTCCGATATGAGGAACTTTTAGCCATGTATCCTCAACTGTACAATTTGGTTCCTAAACACCTTATTGCTTCTTATCTTGGAGTGACCAGAGAAACTCTGAGCAGACTCCATCAATAA
- a CDS encoding SPFH domain-containing protein, which yields MGIYLAPVIFFGLIILFASFFVVKQETAAIIERFGKFQGVKHSGLHLKLPIIDQIAKRLNLRIQQLDVMIDTKTLDNVFIKMKISVQYQVIRNQVGDAYYRLENPENQITSFVFDVVRAEVPKLKLDDVFVRKDDIAVAVKSELQEAMNSYGYDIIKALVTDIDPDEQVKHAMNRINAAEREKTAAEYESEAQRIRIVAVAKAEAESKKLQGQGIADQRREIAKGLEESVRMLNNVDINSHEASALIVVTQHYDTLHSVGASNRSNLVLLPNSPTAASGMLNDLVVAMTTANTVGEATKGKYPEPPQKETGF from the coding sequence ATGGGAATATATTTAGCACCCGTTATTTTCTTTGGGCTTATTATTTTGTTCGCTTCATTCTTTGTAGTTAAGCAGGAAACAGCAGCTATTATCGAACGCTTTGGAAAATTTCAGGGAGTAAAACATTCAGGGCTCCATCTTAAATTGCCAATTATAGATCAGATTGCTAAAAGACTGAATCTGAGAATTCAACAGCTAGATGTGATGATTGATACCAAAACTTTGGACAACGTTTTCATCAAAATGAAAATTTCCGTTCAGTATCAGGTGATCAGAAATCAGGTAGGAGATGCATACTATCGCCTGGAAAATCCTGAAAATCAAATTACGTCTTTTGTATTCGACGTGGTACGTGCTGAGGTTCCTAAATTGAAGCTGGATGATGTTTTTGTAAGAAAAGATGATATTGCTGTGGCAGTAAAGAGTGAGCTTCAGGAAGCTATGAACAGTTATGGATATGATATTATCAAAGCTTTGGTAACGGATATTGATCCGGATGAACAGGTAAAACATGCCATGAACAGGATTAATGCTGCTGAAAGAGAAAAAACAGCTGCAGAATATGAATCCGAAGCACAAAGAATCAGAATTGTAGCTGTTGCAAAAGCAGAAGCAGAATCTAAGAAGCTTCAGGGGCAGGGGATTGCCGACCAAAGAAGAGAAATTGCAAAAGGACTTGAAGAATCCGTAAGAATGCTGAATAATGTGGATATCAATTCACATGAAGCATCAGCGCTTATTGTAGTAACGCAGCATTATGATACCCTGCATTCTGTGGGAGCAAGCAACAGAAGTAATCTTGTACTTCTTCCCAATTCGCCTACAGCGGCCAGTGGAATGCTGAATGATCTTGTAGTAGCTATGACAACTGCAAACACAGTAGGAGAGGCTACAAAAGGAAAATATCCTGAGCCTCCTCAAAAAGAAACTGGATTTTAA